Proteins encoded by one window of Flagellimonas lutaonensis:
- the rpoN gene encoding RNA polymerase factor sigma-54 — MLKQHLQFKLSQKLSPQQIQLMKLIQLPTQAFEQRLKQELEENPALESGKAESESLDEDYGEVYDESSDNESIAADEINIDDYLSDDETPDYRTQISNYSADDDDKKVPYAAGISFNQYLINQLNTINLDDEERAIAEFLVGSVDESGYIRRPLSDIVDDLAFTQNIYVDEEKVKKVLKTVQELDPPGIGARSLDECLIIQLKRKPSSPSIDLAIAILEKSFDHFTKKHYDKLLQKHHISEEELKAAIGEIEKLNPKPGGAYSGNNRIVEHIVPDFSIRIVDGELELSLNGRNAPELHVSKEYTNMLEGYKNAKEKSKDQKDTVLFIKQKLDAAKWFIDAIKQRQQTLYMTMKAIMDYQKEYFLTGDERKLKPMILKDIADRINMDVSTVSRVANSKYVDTPYGTKLIKDYFSEAMKNEQGEDVSTKEIKKILETVIRDEDKKKPLTDDSLAKILKEKGYPIARRTVAKYREQMDIPVARLRKKI; from the coding sequence ATGCTGAAACAACACCTACAATTCAAATTATCGCAAAAACTTTCTCCACAACAAATTCAGTTGATGAAGTTGATCCAATTGCCGACCCAGGCATTTGAACAACGTCTAAAACAAGAATTGGAAGAAAATCCTGCCCTTGAAAGTGGTAAGGCCGAAAGTGAGTCACTTGATGAAGATTATGGAGAGGTTTATGATGAATCTTCTGATAACGAAAGTATCGCTGCCGACGAAATCAACATCGATGATTATCTAAGTGATGATGAAACCCCAGATTACAGGACACAGATAAGCAATTACAGTGCTGACGACGATGACAAAAAAGTGCCCTATGCCGCTGGAATTTCGTTCAACCAATATTTGATAAACCAGCTCAATACCATAAACCTAGATGATGAAGAGCGCGCCATTGCCGAGTTTTTAGTGGGTAGCGTAGACGAAAGTGGCTATATACGAAGACCTTTGAGTGATATCGTAGATGATTTGGCATTTACCCAGAATATCTATGTTGATGAGGAAAAGGTCAAAAAAGTACTCAAAACCGTACAAGAATTGGATCCCCCGGGTATTGGGGCCCGTTCCCTTGATGAATGCCTGATCATTCAACTGAAAAGAAAGCCGAGCAGCCCCTCAATAGACTTGGCCATTGCCATACTTGAGAAGTCGTTTGACCACTTCACCAAAAAACATTACGACAAACTACTGCAAAAGCACCATATTTCTGAAGAAGAGTTGAAAGCGGCCATTGGCGAGATTGAAAAGTTAAACCCAAAACCGGGTGGTGCCTACTCGGGCAACAACCGTATCGTTGAGCACATCGTGCCCGATTTCTCGATTCGAATTGTGGATGGAGAACTGGAACTATCACTGAACGGACGAAACGCACCAGAACTACATGTTTCAAAAGAGTACACTAATATGCTCGAAGGCTATAAAAACGCCAAAGAGAAGTCGAAAGACCAAAAAGATACCGTACTCTTTATCAAACAAAAGCTCGATGCGGCCAAATGGTTCATCGATGCCATAAAACAGCGCCAGCAGACACTCTACATGACGATGAAGGCCATCATGGACTATCAGAAAGAATATTTTTTGACCGGCGATGAGCGCAAGCTAAAGCCCATGATCCTCAAAGATATTGCCGATCGGATCAATATGGATGTCTCAACGGTTTCAAGGGTGGCCAATAGCAAATATGTTGATACACCCTATGGCACCAAGCTTATAAAGGACTACTTCTCTGAGGCCATGAAGAACGAGCAGGGCGAAGATGTCTCGACCAAAGAGATCAAAAAAATATTGGAAACCGTCATTCGTGATGAGGACAAGAAAAAACCGCTGACCGATGACAGTTTGGCAAAAATCTTAAAAGAAAAAGGATACCCCATAGCACGCCGAACGGTAGCAAAATATCGTGAGCAGATGGATATACCCGTGGCCAGGCTTCGAAAAAAAATATAA
- the asnS gene encoding asparagine--tRNA ligase: protein MKSFSIKDLLQESPLGEKVEVNGWVKTFRSNRFIALNDGSTLRNIQCVVDFEQFDEQLLKQINTGAALKTSGTLVESQGRGQDVEIQVEDIFVHGTAHPEEYPIQPKKHSLEFLREKAHLRVRTNTFSAVMRVRSALAFAIHSYFQQHGFYYMHTPIITGSDAEGAGEMFRVTTMDPENPPKDEKGHIDYSKDFFGKETNLTVSGQLEAETYAMGLGKVYTFGPTFRAENSNTSRHLAEFWMIEPEMAFYELKENMDLAEDFVKWITRYVLDNCTEDLQFLEKRLLDEEKSKPQHQRSEMPLVEKLQFVVNNEFKRITYTEAIDILKNSKPNKKKKFEYPIEEWGADLQSEHERFLVEKYFKSPVILYDYPAKIKAFYMRLNDDEKTVRAMDVLFPGIGEIIGGSQREERLEVLQQKIKEFNIDEKELWWYLDLRRFGTAVHSGFGLGFERMVQFVTGMGNIRDVIPYPRTPQNAEF, encoded by the coding sequence ATGAAGTCATTTTCGATCAAAGATCTTTTGCAAGAATCGCCACTAGGTGAAAAAGTCGAGGTAAACGGCTGGGTAAAGACTTTTCGAAGCAATCGGTTCATCGCGTTGAACGATGGTTCCACCCTTCGAAATATACAATGTGTCGTTGATTTTGAGCAATTCGATGAGCAGCTTTTAAAACAGATCAACACGGGGGCTGCCCTTAAGACATCTGGTACACTTGTTGAAAGCCAAGGCCGTGGCCAAGATGTAGAGATACAAGTCGAAGATATTTTTGTACATGGCACGGCCCACCCAGAAGAATACCCCATACAGCCCAAAAAGCACTCCCTTGAATTCTTAAGGGAAAAAGCCCACCTGAGGGTCCGAACGAATACCTTTTCGGCCGTGATGCGGGTTCGGTCGGCATTGGCATTTGCCATCCATTCGTATTTTCAACAGCATGGGTTTTATTATATGCACACCCCCATCATTACCGGGTCTGATGCCGAAGGGGCAGGTGAAATGTTCAGGGTTACCACAATGGACCCCGAAAACCCGCCCAAGGATGAAAAGGGCCATATAGATTATTCGAAGGATTTCTTCGGAAAGGAAACCAATCTGACCGTTTCAGGCCAGTTGGAAGCCGAGACCTACGCGATGGGTCTTGGCAAGGTATATACCTTTGGCCCCACTTTCAGAGCCGAGAACTCAAATACCTCTCGTCATTTGGCAGAATTTTGGATGATCGAGCCCGAAATGGCCTTCTACGAGCTCAAAGAAAATATGGACCTGGCCGAGGATTTTGTCAAATGGATCACGCGGTATGTTCTCGACAATTGTACGGAAGACTTGCAATTTCTTGAAAAACGCCTGCTCGACGAGGAAAAATCGAAGCCACAGCACCAACGAAGCGAAATGCCGCTGGTCGAAAAGCTTCAATTCGTGGTCAACAACGAATTTAAGAGAATCACCTATACCGAGGCCATTGACATTCTAAAAAACAGCAAACCCAACAAAAAGAAGAAGTTCGAATATCCAATTGAAGAATGGGGGGCCGATCTACAGAGCGAGCACGAACGTTTTTTGGTGGAAAAATATTTTAAGAGCCCAGTAATACTTTACGATTATCCGGCCAAAATAAAGGCATTCTATATGCGCCTGAACGATGATGAAAAAACGGTTCGGGCCATGGATGTGCTTTTCCCCGGAATCGGTGAAATTATAGGTGGTTCGCAACGGGAAGAACGTCTTGAGGTCTTGCAACAAAAAATAAAGGAATTCAACATCGATGAAAAAGAACTTTGGTGGTACTTGGACCTTCGCCGCTTCGGCACGGCGGTACATAGCGGGTTTGGCCTAGGTTTTGAACGCATGGTGCAGTTTGTGACCGGTATGGGAAACATAAGGGACGTAATACCCTACCCCAGAACCCCACAAAATGCCGAATTCTAA
- a CDS encoding efflux RND transporter permease subunit, translating to MPKQLFQGFWPVVARLILRNRILILFAISAVTVLLGLQWKNMRFSNTEANILPDDHEATIKYSAFVDLFGEEDNAIVMAVRDSLLFTPENFNRWNKLSKQLAAFPEVSMVVSTDNLQQLVKDNQKQEFVLEPLIEGTIQNQAEIDSLKALLFEKLPFYENLLFNKETQTIRTILYLDKDILNTNVRNDFILNDLQSIVENFEEETGLDVRVSGMPYIRTWNAKTIIDEIGKFILAALLVTSIIFFFFFRSFRATLISMCVVIIGVMWAFGFLGLFKYEITILTALIPPLIIVIGIPNCIFLINKYQQEVKKHGNQALSLQRVISKIGNATLMTNVTTASGFATFIILDSDLLKEFGIVASINIICIFILSLLIIPIIYSFMPLPKTKHLKHLNKKWVDIFVGWMERMVRNNRIAVYIVSIIALVLSIIGIYQIEITGSRVEDLPKNTHFFKDIRFFEEEFDGIMPVEIVVDTERKKGVMKPATLRRMDDLSNEITDIPELSPPVSVVNLVKYSKQAFYNGIPKYYQLPTSQESSFIMDVARKSSENSNLLQSFVDSTGQIARMTTFMRDVKTDRMEEIEEDLLKSIDKIFPSERFNVYMTGKALLFLKGTKYLVKNLLLSLALAIGLISLFMAYLFRSFRMIVISLVPNLLPLVITAGLMGFLGVPIKPSTILVFSIAFGISVDDTIHFLAKYRQELTANRWQIKKSVYAALRETGISMFYTSIVLFFGFSVFIISDFGGTVALGALVSATLMFAMLANLILLPSLLLSLEKSIANKKVFKKPQIDILPKEEEATK from the coding sequence ATGCCTAAACAACTTTTTCAAGGGTTTTGGCCCGTAGTGGCCAGGCTTATCCTTAGAAATAGAATACTTATTCTGTTCGCCATTTCAGCGGTAACCGTACTACTGGGGCTGCAGTGGAAAAACATGCGTTTCTCGAATACCGAGGCCAACATTCTGCCCGACGACCACGAGGCCACCATTAAATACAGTGCTTTTGTAGATCTTTTTGGGGAAGAAGACAATGCCATTGTCATGGCCGTTCGTGACAGCCTTTTGTTTACTCCTGAAAACTTCAACCGCTGGAACAAGCTCAGCAAGCAACTGGCGGCATTTCCTGAAGTGTCTATGGTGGTTTCGACCGACAACCTGCAACAGTTGGTCAAAGACAATCAAAAACAGGAATTCGTATTGGAACCGCTCATTGAGGGCACCATACAGAACCAAGCTGAAATCGACAGCCTAAAGGCACTCTTATTCGAAAAATTGCCCTTTTACGAAAATCTGCTCTTCAACAAAGAAACACAGACTATTAGAACCATCCTTTATCTCGATAAAGACATTTTGAACACCAATGTGCGAAACGACTTTATCTTGAACGATCTTCAAAGCATTGTTGAGAATTTTGAAGAAGAGACAGGGCTCGATGTTCGGGTATCGGGCATGCCCTATATCCGCACTTGGAATGCCAAGACCATCATCGATGAAATTGGAAAGTTCATTCTCGCGGCACTCTTGGTGACCTCGATCATCTTTTTCTTTTTCTTCAGAAGTTTTCGCGCTACCTTGATATCGATGTGTGTCGTCATCATTGGGGTCATGTGGGCATTCGGCTTTTTGGGCCTCTTCAAGTACGAGATTACCATACTAACGGCTCTTATTCCGCCCCTGATCATTGTAATCGGTATTCCCAATTGCATTTTCTTGATCAACAAATACCAACAAGAGGTAAAAAAACATGGCAACCAGGCCCTATCCTTACAGCGGGTAATCTCAAAGATCGGCAACGCCACCTTGATGACCAATGTCACCACTGCTTCAGGCTTCGCCACCTTTATCATATTGGACAGTGACCTGTTGAAAGAGTTTGGCATTGTGGCCTCGATCAATATCATCTGCATCTTCATTTTATCGCTGCTGATCATACCGATCATCTACAGCTTCATGCCATTGCCCAAGACTAAACATCTAAAGCATTTGAACAAGAAATGGGTCGATATTTTTGTAGGTTGGATGGAACGGATGGTACGCAACAACCGTATTGCCGTATACATTGTCTCGATAATCGCACTGGTACTGAGCATCATCGGCATCTATCAGATCGAAATAACAGGCAGCCGCGTTGAAGACCTGCCCAAAAACACACATTTCTTTAAGGATATCAGGTTCTTCGAAGAAGAATTTGATGGCATTATGCCGGTAGAGATAGTGGTAGACACTGAGCGAAAAAAAGGTGTGATGAAGCCCGCCACCCTTAGAAGAATGGACGACCTAAGCAACGAGATAACAGACATACCCGAATTGTCACCACCTGTATCGGTTGTGAACTTGGTGAAGTATTCAAAACAGGCTTTTTACAATGGTATCCCAAAGTACTACCAGTTGCCCACCTCACAAGAGAGCTCGTTTATAATGGATGTGGCCCGAAAATCTTCGGAAAACAGCAATCTGTTACAAAGCTTTGTTGACAGTACGGGCCAAATTGCTCGGATGACCACCTTTATGCGGGATGTGAAAACAGACCGAATGGAAGAAATTGAAGAAGACCTGTTGAAGTCCATCGACAAGATCTTTCCAAGTGAACGGTTCAACGTTTACATGACCGGCAAAGCGCTGCTTTTTCTCAAGGGAACTAAATACTTGGTCAAAAACCTATTGCTTTCATTGGCCTTGGCCATTGGGCTCATCTCGCTTTTCATGGCGTATCTTTTCCGATCGTTTCGAATGATTGTCATCTCCCTGGTGCCCAATTTGTTGCCGTTGGTAATTACGGCCGGACTCATGGGCTTTCTTGGGGTGCCCATAAAACCTTCGACCATCCTTGTCTTCAGCATTGCCTTTGGCATTTCTGTTGACGACACCATCCATTTTTTGGCAAAGTACCGCCAAGAACTCACGGCCAATCGATGGCAGATCAAAAAGTCGGTGTATGCGGCCCTTCGTGAAACCGGCATCAGCATGTTCTATACCTCAATTGTGCTCTTCTTCGGTTTCTCGGTATTTATCATTTCCGATTTTGGCGGTACCGTTGCACTGGGAGCATTGGTATCGGCCACCCTTATGTTCGCCATGTTGGCCAATCTTATTTTGCTTCCGTCGTTGTTATTGTCCCTCGAAAAAAGTATCGCCAACAAAAAAGTGTTCAAAAAACCCCAGATCGATATTCTGCCAAAGGAAGAAGAGGCTACAAAATAG
- a CDS encoding IS3 family transposase (programmed frameshift): MKKSRFTEAQIVSMLHQYDSGMKVTDICRDKGITTATFYSWKRKYGGMDAQQLKELKSLQEENRRLKAMYADLSLDHRILKDIIEKKPLRPCGRRELAEGIVKEEGLSISRACTIVCLCRSMWYYRSRRDDTQVIDKLTELAEAKPNRGFDWLYNRMRKQGHKWNRKRVLRVYRFLGMQLRRKTKKRLPKRIKEPLEVPDAPREVWSADFMSDSLITGRNFRVFNLMDDFNREALCMKGNFSMPGIRVVEYLREAIEIHGKPLAIRVDNGPEFLSRVFVNYCEVEDIEIKYIQPGKPSQNGFIERFNRTYREDVLDAHLFRDIEEVNMETERFREEYNRFHPHKSLGRSSPKEFLEVFQRGMPL, translated from the exons ATGAAGAAAAGCAGATTCACGGAAGCACAGATTGTGTCCATGCTCCACCAGTACGATTCGGGAATGAAGGTCACCGACATCTGTCGTGACAAGGGTATCACCACGGCCACCTTTTACAGTTGGAAGCGCAAGTACGGTGGTATGGACGCCCAACAGCTCAAGGAGCTCAAGTCTTTGCAGGAAGAAAACAGGAGACTCAAGGCGATGTACGCAGACCTGAGCCTTGACCATAGGATTTTAAAGGACATCATCGAAAAAAAGC CTTTGAGGCCTTGCGGGCGCAGGGAACTGGCGGAAGGCATCGTAAAGGAAGAGGGGCTGAGCATTTCACGTGCTTGTACGATAGTATGCCTTTGCCGTTCGATGTGGTACTATCGGAGCCGTCGTGACGATACGCAGGTCATCGACAAGTTGACGGAACTTGCAGAGGCCAAGCCGAACCGGGGCTTCGACTGGCTCTATAACCGCATGCGCAAGCAAGGCCATAAATGGAACCGTAAACGTGTACTGAGGGTCTACCGGTTCTTGGGCATGCAACTAAGGAGAAAGACCAAGAAGCGATTGCCCAAGCGGATAAAGGAGCCGCTGGAGGTACCCGATGCCCCAAGGGAGGTATGGAGCGCGGACTTCATGTCCGACAGCCTGATAACGGGAAGGAACTTCAGGGTGTTCAACCTGATGGACGATTTCAACCGTGAGGCACTTTGTATGAAAGGAAACTTCTCCATGCCCGGAATAAGGGTGGTGGAGTACCTAAGGGAGGCCATAGAGATCCATGGCAAGCCCTTGGCCATAAGAGTGGACAACGGCCCCGAATTCCTATCCAGAGTCTTTGTCAACTATTGCGAAGTGGAGGATATCGAGATAAAATACATACAACCGGGCAAGCCGAGCCAGAACGGTTTTATCGAAAGGTTCAACCGGACATATCGCGAAGATGTACTCGATGCCCATTTGTTCAGGGACATCGAGGAAGTAAATATGGAAACGGAACGCTTCAGGGAGGAATACAATCGGTTCCATCCCCATAAGTCTCTGGGAAGAAGCAGCCCGAAAGAATTTTTAGAGGTTTTTCAAAGGGGCATGCCCCTTTGA
- a CDS encoding M23 family metallopeptidase, with translation MKNPLLFLLYLITAVSFGQENIKVYHKMVEKSIKILVDNQKYCPVTLVIDFELKNLKPVDSNNTFVVPARSDSMLLTTLVPLDLKKRSFFKYDFKYYFGDAFRTMYDSLYHYHLPFEKNKAFEVIQGYNGDFSHKNQYAIDFEMPKGTKVCAARDGVVVKVIDSNNISCPSEECKKFGNQVLIYHEDGTFADYSHIKFKGAKVKVGDDVKKGRVIAESGNVGYSDGPHLHFMVFRKEFDKDITLPTKFRTGKNGDTIEELKPHSKYMRGYD, from the coding sequence ATGAAAAACCCCTTACTTTTTCTACTTTACTTGATAACTGCTGTTTCTTTTGGCCAAGAGAACATAAAAGTGTACCATAAAATGGTCGAAAAAAGCATCAAAATCCTGGTTGACAACCAGAAGTACTGCCCTGTAACGCTGGTGATTGATTTTGAGTTGAAAAATTTAAAACCTGTTGACAGCAATAATACCTTCGTGGTGCCGGCAAGAAGTGACAGCATGTTGCTCACGACCTTAGTGCCATTGGATTTGAAAAAAAGGAGTTTTTTTAAGTATGATTTTAAGTATTACTTCGGGGATGCGTTCAGAACTATGTACGACTCTCTGTACCATTACCACCTTCCATTTGAAAAGAACAAAGCTTTTGAAGTAATACAGGGCTATAATGGCGATTTCTCACATAAGAATCAATATGCGATTGATTTTGAAATGCCAAAAGGCACCAAAGTCTGTGCCGCAAGGGATGGAGTGGTAGTGAAAGTAATCGATTCGAACAATATAAGCTGCCCCTCAGAAGAATGTAAAAAGTTTGGCAATCAAGTTTTGATATATCATGAAGATGGCACCTTCGCCGATTATTCACATATTAAATTCAAAGGGGCAAAGGTAAAGGTCGGTGATGATGTCAAAAAAGGCCGAGTTATTGCTGAGAGTGGTAATGTTGGATATTCCGATGGCCCTCATCTTCATTTTATGGTATTTCGAAAAGAATTTGACAAGGACATTACACTCCCGACCAAATTTCGCACTGGTAAAAACGGTGATACAATAGAAGAGTTAAAGCCTCATTCAAAGTATATGAGAGGATACGATTAA
- a CDS encoding IS256 family transposase has translation MKKEELFNDDFLKQFKTGDELNGFLKELQKRGIEKMLEGELDGHLDYQRHQRSSNANKRNGHSKKKVRTSFGESEIAVPRDRDASFNPMIVPKRGNIIDGLENIIVSLYAKGMSVSDIEEQIREAYGFDVSTSTISRITEKVAADITAWQNRPLEPVYLIVWMDGIVFKVRESSKVVNKTVYVAVGLRRDGKKEVLGLWLGKNESAAFWMSVLTDMKARGTEDILITATDNLNGFTDTIKNVFPESKTQICVVHQIRNACRYVVWKDKKAFTSDMKGIYNAPNEKAAKAALEDFAQKWEGKYSYAIRSWRDNWDELTVFYEFPVEIRKIIYTTNLIENLNGKIRKYTKNKLSFPTDDAVMKSVYLAVREATKKWSMPIRNWGIILNQFLTIYEKRVRL, from the coding sequence ATGAAGAAAGAAGAATTGTTCAACGACGATTTTCTGAAACAGTTCAAGACCGGGGACGAGCTCAACGGTTTTCTGAAGGAACTCCAAAAACGCGGCATCGAGAAGATGCTCGAGGGCGAGCTCGACGGCCACCTGGACTATCAAAGGCACCAGCGTTCGTCCAATGCCAACAAGCGCAACGGGCATTCCAAGAAGAAGGTAAGGACTTCCTTCGGGGAATCCGAGATAGCCGTTCCCAGGGATAGGGATGCCAGTTTCAACCCGATGATAGTCCCCAAGCGGGGCAACATAATCGACGGGCTTGAAAATATAATTGTATCGCTCTATGCCAAGGGCATGTCGGTCAGTGACATAGAGGAGCAGATACGGGAGGCCTACGGGTTCGATGTCTCCACCTCCACCATATCGCGTATCACCGAAAAGGTGGCCGCCGACATCACGGCATGGCAGAACCGTCCCCTGGAACCGGTCTATCTGATCGTATGGATGGACGGCATCGTCTTCAAGGTCAGGGAATCCTCCAAGGTCGTCAACAAGACCGTGTACGTGGCCGTAGGCTTGCGAAGGGACGGGAAAAAGGAGGTACTCGGCCTGTGGCTGGGCAAGAACGAGTCCGCCGCTTTCTGGATGTCCGTCCTTACCGACATGAAGGCCCGTGGCACCGAGGACATCCTGATCACGGCCACCGACAACCTGAACGGCTTTACCGATACCATCAAGAACGTCTTCCCCGAATCCAAGACCCAGATATGCGTGGTGCACCAGATCCGCAACGCATGCCGCTACGTGGTCTGGAAGGACAAAAAGGCCTTTACCTCGGACATGAAGGGCATCTACAACGCCCCCAACGAGAAGGCCGCCAAGGCCGCCCTGGAGGACTTCGCGCAGAAATGGGAGGGCAAGTACTCCTATGCCATAAGGAGCTGGAGGGACAACTGGGACGAACTGACCGTGTTCTACGAGTTCCCTGTGGAGATACGCAAGATCATCTATACCACCAACCTTATCGAGAACCTGAACGGGAAGATACGCAAGTACACCAAGAACAAGCTGTCCTTCCCGACCGACGACGCCGTGATGAAATCCGTATATTTGGCCGTAAGGGAGGCCACCAAAAAATGGTCTATGCCCATCAGGAACTGGGGCATAATCCTGAACCAGTTCCTTACGATCTATGAAAAAAGGGTCAGACTTTAA
- the frr gene encoding ribosome recycling factor encodes MNEEIKFILDSAEEHMKGAMEHLQKAFVKIRAGKASPAMLSTVMVEYYGSQTPLSQVSNINTPDARTISVQPWEKSLLPEIETAIMNANLGFNPMNNGEMVIINVPPLTEERRKQLVKQAKAEAEEAKISIRNARQEAKKELKALDISEDLLDNAEIDVQELTDKYIEKVDAVLEVKEAEIMKV; translated from the coding sequence ATGAACGAAGAGATAAAATTCATTTTAGATTCGGCTGAAGAGCACATGAAGGGCGCTATGGAGCATCTTCAAAAAGCATTTGTAAAAATCAGGGCGGGCAAAGCAAGTCCAGCTATGCTGTCGACCGTCATGGTCGAATACTATGGTTCACAAACACCATTGTCTCAAGTATCCAACATCAACACTCCCGATGCACGTACCATATCGGTACAACCTTGGGAAAAAAGCCTGTTGCCCGAAATAGAGACGGCCATTATGAACGCCAATCTGGGCTTCAACCCTATGAACAATGGTGAAATGGTCATTATCAACGTACCTCCCCTGACAGAGGAGCGAAGAAAGCAGCTTGTAAAGCAAGCAAAGGCCGAAGCCGAAGAAGCCAAAATCAGTATTCGAAATGCGCGGCAAGAGGCCAAGAAAGAGCTTAAGGCACTTGATATTTCAGAAGACCTACTGGACAACGCCGAGATAGATGTTCAAGAACTAACCGACAAATACATTGAAAAAGTGGATGCGGTTCTTGAGGTCAAAGAGGCTGAAATTATGAAGGTTTAA
- the pyrH gene encoding UMP kinase, translating into MRYKRILLKLSGEALMGEQQYGIDPKRLEEYAEDIKSVVDKGVEVAIVIGGGNIFRGLSGASQGMDRVQGDHMGMLATVINGLALQSALELKGVETRLQSAIKINEVAEPFIRRRAIRHLEKGRVVIFGGGTGNPYFTTDSAAVLRAIEIKADVILKGTRVDGIYTSDPEKDKSATKFDSISFNDVITKGLKVMDTTAFTLSQENELPIVVFDMNTRGNLMKIVSGEKIGTVVNV; encoded by the coding sequence ATGCGGTACAAAAGAATTCTGTTAAAGCTAAGCGGAGAAGCCCTAATGGGCGAACAACAATACGGTATAGACCCCAAAAGGCTTGAAGAATATGCCGAGGATATAAAATCGGTGGTCGACAAAGGAGTCGAAGTAGCAATTGTAATCGGCGGCGGTAACATTTTTAGGGGCCTTTCTGGGGCAAGCCAAGGAATGGACCGCGTACAAGGAGACCATATGGGCATGCTCGCCACGGTCATCAATGGTTTGGCCCTGCAAAGTGCACTTGAGCTCAAAGGCGTTGAAACCCGTTTACAATCTGCCATTAAAATCAATGAGGTAGCCGAACCTTTTATAAGGCGCCGAGCCATTCGCCATCTAGAAAAAGGCCGTGTGGTGATTTTTGGAGGCGGTACTGGAAACCCTTATTTTACTACCGATTCTGCAGCGGTATTACGTGCGATTGAAATCAAGGCCGATGTTATATTGAAAGGCACAAGGGTCGATGGTATTTACACCTCTGACCCTGAAAAAGATAAGAGTGCCACCAAATTTGACTCTATATCATTTAATGACGTCATCACAAAAGGCCTAAAGGTAATGGATACCACCGCATTTACCCTGAGCCAAGAAAACGAGTTGCCCATCGTGGTCTTTGACATGAACACCAGGGGCAATCTGATGAAAATAGTATCAGGCGAAAAGATAGGAACGGTTGTCAATGTTTGA
- the tsf gene encoding translation elongation factor Ts codes for MAKITAAEVNKLRKATGAGMMDCKKALVEADGDFDKAIEILRKKGQKVAAKRADRDSSEGAAIAKVNGDKTSGVIISLNCETDFVAKNESFVALANELAEVALGYDDKDAFLAASFNGMTVAEKLTEQTGVIGEKIEIGSFEKLSAPFVGSYIHAGNKIATLVGLSAGVEGAAEVAKDVAMQAAAMNPIALDEDGVDQETIDKEIEIAKEQLRQEGKPEEMLDKIAQGKLKRFFKDNTLVNQDFIKDSKKSVSQYVKSVNPDLTITGFKRVALG; via the coding sequence ATGGCAAAAATCACAGCCGCTGAAGTAAATAAATTGCGAAAGGCCACAGGTGCCGGTATGATGGATTGCAAAAAGGCATTGGTCGAGGCCGACGGCGATTTCGACAAGGCAATCGAAATACTTAGAAAAAAAGGTCAAAAAGTCGCCGCCAAAAGAGCTGACCGCGACTCTTCTGAAGGGGCCGCCATCGCAAAGGTAAATGGCGACAAAACCTCAGGGGTCATCATCTCTTTGAACTGTGAGACCGACTTCGTTGCCAAAAACGAAAGTTTCGTGGCCCTTGCCAATGAACTCGCAGAAGTGGCTCTTGGTTATGACGATAAAGACGCTTTTCTTGCTGCCTCATTCAATGGCATGACCGTTGCTGAAAAATTGACAGAGCAAACAGGCGTGATAGGTGAAAAAATCGAAATCGGCAGCTTTGAAAAATTGAGTGCTCCTTTTGTGGGGTCTTATATTCATGCGGGCAACAAGATTGCAACCTTGGTAGGCCTTTCAGCTGGTGTTGAAGGTGCTGCCGAAGTAGCCAAAGATGTTGCCATGCAAGCCGCTGCAATGAATCCGATCGCACTTGATGAAGATGGGGTAGACCAAGAGACCATCGACAAAGAAATCGAGATTGCCAAAGAACAATTGCGCCAAGAAGGGAAGCCTGAGGAAATGTTGGACAAAATCGCCCAAGGAAAATTGAAGCGTTTCTTTAAGGACAACACCTTGGTCAACCAAGATTTCATCAAAGACAGTAAGAAAAGTGTTTCACAATATGTGAAATCAGTAAATCCCGATTTGACCATAACAGGGTTTAAAAGGGTAGCCTTGGGTTAA